The following are encoded together in the Syngnathus typhle isolate RoL2023-S1 ecotype Sweden linkage group LG5, RoL_Styp_1.0, whole genome shotgun sequence genome:
- the LOC133154122 gene encoding glutamine--fructose-6-phosphate aminotransferase [isomerizing] 1 isoform X4: protein MCGIFAYLNYHVPRTRREILEILLKGLRRLEYRGYDSAGVGIDGGNGKDWETNGRTIQLIKQRGKVNALDEEIHKQQDLDLEVELDVHLGIAHTRWATHGEPSPVNSHPHRSDKTNEFIVIHNGIITNYKDLRKFLMSKGYEFESETDTESIAKLVKYMYDNRESDDICFATLVERVTQQLEGAFALVFKSVHYPAEAVVTRRGSPLLIGVRSDHKLSTDHIPVVYRSSGKEKKSCGSLPRVDQDTCLFPVDEKAVEYYFASDASAVIEHTNRVIFLEDDDVAAVTEGRLSIHRIKRRAGDYPARAIQTLQMELEQIMKGNFSSFMQKEIFEQPESVVNTMRGRVNFDDNTVTLGGLKDHIKEIQRCRRLILIACGTSYHAGVATRQVLEELTELPVMVELASDFLDRNTPVFRDDVCFFISQSGETADSLMALRYCKERGALTVGITNTVGSSISRETDCGVHINAGPEIGVASTKAYTSQFVALIMFALMMCADRISMQPRRRDIIQGLKVLPDLIKEVLSMDDEIQKLATELYQQKSVLIMGRGYHYATSLEGALKIKEITYMHSEGILAGELKHGPLALVDNLMPVIMIIMKDHTYLKCQNALQQVVARQGRPIIICDRDDYESISNSGRTIKVPHCVDCLQGILSVIPLQLLSFHLAVLRGFDVDCPRNLAKSVTVE from the exons ATGTGTG GAATCTTCGCTTATCTCAACTACCATGTACCAAGGACTCGGCGTGAGATCCTTGAAATCCTTCTCAAAGGCCTGCGACGTCTGGAGTACCGAGGCTATGACTCTGCCG gtGTGGGCATTGATGGCGGTAATGGCAAGGATTGGGAGACCAATGGCAGGACTATCCAACTGATCAAGCAGCGTGGAAAAGTGAATGCTCTTGATGAGGAGATCCACA AACAGCAAGATCTGGATCTTGAGGTGGAGTTGGATGTCCACCTCGGCATTGCTCACACCCGCTGGGCCACACATGGAGAACCGAGCCCAGTCAATAGCCACCCACACAGATCAGACAAGACCAATG AGTTCATTGTTATTCACAATGGAATTATCACCAACTATAAAGATCTAAGGAAATTCCTG ATGAGTAAAGGCTATGAGTTTGAGTCTGAGACCGACACAGAGTCCATTGCCAAACTGGTAAAGTACATGTACGACAACCGCGAGAGTGATGACATCTGTTTTGCCACTCTGGTGGAAAGGGTAACACAGCAACTG GAAGGTGCTTTTGCGCTGGTCTTCAAGAGTGTTCATTATCCTGCTGAGGCAGTTGTCACAAG GAGGGGAAGTCCGCTGCTGATTGGTGTGCGAAGTGACCACAAGCTCTCAACAGACCATATTCCTGTGGTCTACCGCTCAT CTGGCAAAGAAAAGAAGAGCTGCGGTTCCCTCCCCAGAGTCGACCAGGACACCTGCCTGTTCCCTGTGGATGAGAAAGCAGTTGAGTATTACTTTGCCTCCGATGCAAG TGCCGTTATAGAGCATACAAATCGGGTGATCTTCCTCGAGGATGATGACGTGGCTGCTGTGACAGAGGGAAGGCTGTCCATCCACAGGATAAAACGCAGAGCCGGAGATTACCCCGCCCGCGCTATACAGACCCTTCAGATGGAGCTTGAGCAAATCATGAAGG GCAATTTTAGCTCCTTCATGCAAAAGGAAATCTTTGAGCAGCCTGAGTCTGTGGTCAACACCATGAGAGGAAGAGTCAACTTTGATGACAACACAG TGACCTTGGGTGGACTGAAGGACCACATCAAAGAGATCCAAAGATGTCGACGCCTGATTCTTATTGCATGCGGCACCAGCTACCATGCCGGCGTCGCG ACTCGTCAGGTCCTGGAGGAGCTTACAGAGCTGCCTGTGATGGTGGAGCTGGCCAGCGATTTTCTGGACCGGAACACGCCTGTCTTCCGAGATGACGTTTGCTTCTTTATTAGCCAGTCGG GTGAGACTGCTGATAGTTTGATGGCCCTGCGCTACTGCAAGGAAAGAGGGGCTCTGACTGTGGGCATCACAAACACGGTGGGCAGCTCCATCTCTCGGGAGACTGACTGTGGAGTCCACATCAATGCCGGACCTGAGATCGGCGTGGCCAGCACTAAG gccTACACAAGCCAGTTTGTGGCCCTCATTATGTTCGCTCTGATGATGTGCGCTGACCGGATTTCCATGCAGCCAAGACGCCGTGACATCATCCAGGGTTTGAAGGTGCTTCCAG ACCTGATCAAGGAGGTCCTCAGTATGGATGATGAGATCCAGAAGCTGGCGACAGAGCTGTACCAGCAAAAGAGTGTACTGATCATGGGCAGAGGCTACCATTATGCTACCTCCTTGGAAGGAGCcctg AAAATCAAGGAGATCACGTACATGCACTCTGAGGGCATCCTGGCTGGGGAGCTGAAGCATGGCCCTCTGGCTCTTGTGGACAATCTCATGCCAGTCATCATGATCATCATGAAAGACCATACATACCTCAAATGTCAGAACGCCCTGCAGCAAGTTGTCGCCCGCCAG GGCCGTCCGATCATAATCTGCGACAGAGACGATTACGAGAGCATCAGCAACTCGGGCCGCACCATCAAAGTGCCTCACTGCGTGGACTGCTTGCAAGGCATCCTGAGCGTCATCCCCCTGCAGCTGCTCTCCTTCCATCTGGCAGTGCTCCGAGGCTTCGAC GTGGACTGTCCTCGAAATCTAGCCAAGTCAGTGACAGTGGAGTGA
- the LOC133154122 gene encoding glutamine--fructose-6-phosphate aminotransferase [isomerizing] 1 isoform X2, which yields MCAVDMLFIFFCQMYWKNGVISGIFAYLNYHVPRTRREILEILLKGLRRLEYRGYDSAGVGIDGGNGKDWETNGRTIQLIKQRGKVNALDEEIHKQQDLDLEVELDVHLGIAHTRWATHGEPSPVNSHPHRSDKTNEFIVIHNGIITNYKDLRKFLMSKGYEFESETDTESIAKLVKYMYDNRESDDICFATLVERVTQQLEGAFALVFKSVHYPAEAVVTRRGSPLLIGVRSDHKLSTDHIPVVYRSSGKEKKSCGSLPRVDQDTCLFPVDEKAVEYYFASDASAVIEHTNRVIFLEDDDVAAVTEGRLSIHRIKRRAGDYPARAIQTLQMELEQIMKGNFSSFMQKEIFEQPESVVNTMRGRVNFDDNTVTLGGLKDHIKEIQRCRRLILIACGTSYHAGVATRQVLEELTELPVMVELASDFLDRNTPVFRDDVCFFISQSGETADSLMALRYCKERGALTVGITNTVGSSISRETDCGVHINAGPEIGVASTKAYTSQFVALIMFALMMCADRISMQPRRRDIIQGLKVLPDLIKEVLSMDDEIQKLATELYQQKSVLIMGRGYHYATSLEGALKIKEITYMHSEGILAGELKHGPLALVDNLMPVIMIIMKDHTYLKCQNALQQVVARQGRPIIICDRDDYESISNSGRTIKVPHCVDCLQGILSVIPLQLLSFHLAVLRGFDVDCPRNLAKSVTVE from the exons ATGTGCGCAGTGGACAtgctctttatttttttctgccaaATGTATTGGAAGAATGGGGTTATATCAG GAATCTTCGCTTATCTCAACTACCATGTACCAAGGACTCGGCGTGAGATCCTTGAAATCCTTCTCAAAGGCCTGCGACGTCTGGAGTACCGAGGCTATGACTCTGCCG gtGTGGGCATTGATGGCGGTAATGGCAAGGATTGGGAGACCAATGGCAGGACTATCCAACTGATCAAGCAGCGTGGAAAAGTGAATGCTCTTGATGAGGAGATCCACA AACAGCAAGATCTGGATCTTGAGGTGGAGTTGGATGTCCACCTCGGCATTGCTCACACCCGCTGGGCCACACATGGAGAACCGAGCCCAGTCAATAGCCACCCACACAGATCAGACAAGACCAATG AGTTCATTGTTATTCACAATGGAATTATCACCAACTATAAAGATCTAAGGAAATTCCTG ATGAGTAAAGGCTATGAGTTTGAGTCTGAGACCGACACAGAGTCCATTGCCAAACTGGTAAAGTACATGTACGACAACCGCGAGAGTGATGACATCTGTTTTGCCACTCTGGTGGAAAGGGTAACACAGCAACTG GAAGGTGCTTTTGCGCTGGTCTTCAAGAGTGTTCATTATCCTGCTGAGGCAGTTGTCACAAG GAGGGGAAGTCCGCTGCTGATTGGTGTGCGAAGTGACCACAAGCTCTCAACAGACCATATTCCTGTGGTCTACCGCTCAT CTGGCAAAGAAAAGAAGAGCTGCGGTTCCCTCCCCAGAGTCGACCAGGACACCTGCCTGTTCCCTGTGGATGAGAAAGCAGTTGAGTATTACTTTGCCTCCGATGCAAG TGCCGTTATAGAGCATACAAATCGGGTGATCTTCCTCGAGGATGATGACGTGGCTGCTGTGACAGAGGGAAGGCTGTCCATCCACAGGATAAAACGCAGAGCCGGAGATTACCCCGCCCGCGCTATACAGACCCTTCAGATGGAGCTTGAGCAAATCATGAAGG GCAATTTTAGCTCCTTCATGCAAAAGGAAATCTTTGAGCAGCCTGAGTCTGTGGTCAACACCATGAGAGGAAGAGTCAACTTTGATGACAACACAG TGACCTTGGGTGGACTGAAGGACCACATCAAAGAGATCCAAAGATGTCGACGCCTGATTCTTATTGCATGCGGCACCAGCTACCATGCCGGCGTCGCG ACTCGTCAGGTCCTGGAGGAGCTTACAGAGCTGCCTGTGATGGTGGAGCTGGCCAGCGATTTTCTGGACCGGAACACGCCTGTCTTCCGAGATGACGTTTGCTTCTTTATTAGCCAGTCGG GTGAGACTGCTGATAGTTTGATGGCCCTGCGCTACTGCAAGGAAAGAGGGGCTCTGACTGTGGGCATCACAAACACGGTGGGCAGCTCCATCTCTCGGGAGACTGACTGTGGAGTCCACATCAATGCCGGACCTGAGATCGGCGTGGCCAGCACTAAG gccTACACAAGCCAGTTTGTGGCCCTCATTATGTTCGCTCTGATGATGTGCGCTGACCGGATTTCCATGCAGCCAAGACGCCGTGACATCATCCAGGGTTTGAAGGTGCTTCCAG ACCTGATCAAGGAGGTCCTCAGTATGGATGATGAGATCCAGAAGCTGGCGACAGAGCTGTACCAGCAAAAGAGTGTACTGATCATGGGCAGAGGCTACCATTATGCTACCTCCTTGGAAGGAGCcctg AAAATCAAGGAGATCACGTACATGCACTCTGAGGGCATCCTGGCTGGGGAGCTGAAGCATGGCCCTCTGGCTCTTGTGGACAATCTCATGCCAGTCATCATGATCATCATGAAAGACCATACATACCTCAAATGTCAGAACGCCCTGCAGCAAGTTGTCGCCCGCCAG GGCCGTCCGATCATAATCTGCGACAGAGACGATTACGAGAGCATCAGCAACTCGGGCCGCACCATCAAAGTGCCTCACTGCGTGGACTGCTTGCAAGGCATCCTGAGCGTCATCCCCCTGCAGCTGCTCTCCTTCCATCTGGCAGTGCTCCGAGGCTTCGAC GTGGACTGTCCTCGAAATCTAGCCAAGTCAGTGACAGTGGAGTGA
- the nfu1 gene encoding NFU1 iron-sulfur cluster scaffold homolog, mitochondrial isoform X1 gives MATSRQVGSLLARSARLLRPWLDAPWQLAASHSVCRSAGYHWLSHDTLIKSRWPQQWFVPGRRMFVQTQDTPNPNSLKFLPGRIVLESGTMDFPSPREAYTSPLARQLFRIDGVKSVFLGPDFITITRVDENIEWKVMKPDVFATIMDFFTSGLPVVNEDEKPSEDTAPSDDDDEVVAMIKELLDTRIRPTVQEDGGDIVYCGFEDGVVKLKLQGSCTSCPSSIITLKNGIQNMLQFYVPEVESVEQVKDEEEAAEI, from the exons ATGGCCACTTCCAGGCAGGTCGGCAGTTTGCTGGCTAGATCTGCAAGACTTTTGCGTCC CTGGCTCGATGCCCCATGGCAACTTGCTGCCTCTCACAG TGTGTGCCGGAGTGCTGGTTATCACTGGCTTTCACATGACACTCTAATCAAGAGCAGATGGCCTCAGCAATGGTTTGTTCCTG GGAGGAGGATGTTTGTGCAGACACAGGACACACCAAACCCAAACAGCCTCAAGTTTCTGCCCGGACGCATAGTTCTTGAATCAGGAACTATGGATTTTCCCAGCCCTCGTGAAGCATACACCTCACCCTTAGCCAG ACAGCTATTTCGGATTGATGGGGTCAAGAGTGTCTTCCTGGGCCCTGACTTTATCACCATAACCAGG GTTGATGAAAATATCGAATGGAAAGTAATGAAACCTGACGTGTTTGCCACCATTATGGACTTTTTTACCTCTGGGCTCCCAGTCGTCAATGAGGATGAAAAACCTAGTGAAGACACAG CACCGTCGGATGATGACGATGAGGTAGTTGCTATGATCAAAGAATTGTTGGACACTCGGATAAG ACCCACAGTGCAGGAAGACGGAGGCGATATTGTGTATTGCGGCTTCGAGGATGGTGTGGTGAAACTGAAGTTACAGGGATCCTGCACCAGTTGTCCAAGCTCCATTATCACTTTAAAGAATGGAATCCAAAACATGCTACAGTTTTATGTCCCcgaggttgaatcggttgagcAG GTGAAAGATGAAGAGGAGGCTGCTGAAATTTGA
- the nfu1 gene encoding NFU1 iron-sulfur cluster scaffold homolog, mitochondrial isoform X3: MFVQTQDTPNPNSLKFLPGRIVLESGTMDFPSPREAYTSPLARQLFRIDGVKSVFLGPDFITITRVDENIEWKVMKPDVFATIMDFFTSGLPVVNEDEKPSEDTAPSDDDDEVVAMIKELLDTRIRPTVQEDGGDIVYCGFEDGVVKLKLQGSCTSCPSSIITLKNGIQNMLQFYVPEVESVEQVKDEEEAAEI, translated from the exons ATGTTTGTGCAGACACAGGACACACCAAACCCAAACAGCCTCAAGTTTCTGCCCGGACGCATAGTTCTTGAATCAGGAACTATGGATTTTCCCAGCCCTCGTGAAGCATACACCTCACCCTTAGCCAG ACAGCTATTTCGGATTGATGGGGTCAAGAGTGTCTTCCTGGGCCCTGACTTTATCACCATAACCAGG GTTGATGAAAATATCGAATGGAAAGTAATGAAACCTGACGTGTTTGCCACCATTATGGACTTTTTTACCTCTGGGCTCCCAGTCGTCAATGAGGATGAAAAACCTAGTGAAGACACAG CACCGTCGGATGATGACGATGAGGTAGTTGCTATGATCAAAGAATTGTTGGACACTCGGATAAG ACCCACAGTGCAGGAAGACGGAGGCGATATTGTGTATTGCGGCTTCGAGGATGGTGTGGTGAAACTGAAGTTACAGGGATCCTGCACCAGTTGTCCAAGCTCCATTATCACTTTAAAGAATGGAATCCAAAACATGCTACAGTTTTATGTCCCcgaggttgaatcggttgagcAG GTGAAAGATGAAGAGGAGGCTGCTGAAATTTGA
- the LOC133154122 gene encoding glutamine--fructose-6-phosphate aminotransferase [isomerizing] 1 isoform X3, with product MCGIFAYLNYHVPRTRREILEILLKGLRRLEYRGYDSAGVGIDGGNGKDWETNGRTIQLIKQRGKVNALDEEIHKQQDLDLEVELDVHLGIAHTRWATHGEPSPVNSHPHRSDKTNEFIVIHNGIITNYKDLRKFLMSKGYEFESETDTESIAKLVKYMYDNRESDDICFATLVERVTQQLEGAFALVFKSVHYPAEAVVTRRGSPLLIGVRSDHKLSTDHIPVVYRSSGKEKKSCGSLPRVDQDTCLFPVDEKAVEYYFASDASAVIEHTNRVIFLEDDDVAAVTEGRLSIHRIKRRAGDYPARAIQTLQMELEQIMKGNFSSFMQKEIFEQPESVVNTMRGRVNFDDNTVTLGGLKDHIKEIQRCRRLILIACGTSYHAGVATRQVLEELTELPVMVELASDFLDRNTPVFRDDVCFFISQSGEGAVQSTGLVSMSGTQTVNCETADSLMALRYCKERGALTVGITNTVGSSISRETDCGVHINAGPEIGVASTKAYTSQFVALIMFALMMCADRISMQPRRRDIIQGLKVLPDLIKEVLSMDDEIQKLATELYQQKSVLIMGRGYHYATSLEGALKIKEITYMHSEGILAGELKHGPLALVDNLMPVIMIIMKDHTYLKCQNALQQVVARQGRPIIICDRDDYESISNSGRTIKVPHCVDCLQGILSVIPLQLLSFHLAVLRGFDVDCPRNLAKSVTVE from the exons ATGTGTG GAATCTTCGCTTATCTCAACTACCATGTACCAAGGACTCGGCGTGAGATCCTTGAAATCCTTCTCAAAGGCCTGCGACGTCTGGAGTACCGAGGCTATGACTCTGCCG gtGTGGGCATTGATGGCGGTAATGGCAAGGATTGGGAGACCAATGGCAGGACTATCCAACTGATCAAGCAGCGTGGAAAAGTGAATGCTCTTGATGAGGAGATCCACA AACAGCAAGATCTGGATCTTGAGGTGGAGTTGGATGTCCACCTCGGCATTGCTCACACCCGCTGGGCCACACATGGAGAACCGAGCCCAGTCAATAGCCACCCACACAGATCAGACAAGACCAATG AGTTCATTGTTATTCACAATGGAATTATCACCAACTATAAAGATCTAAGGAAATTCCTG ATGAGTAAAGGCTATGAGTTTGAGTCTGAGACCGACACAGAGTCCATTGCCAAACTGGTAAAGTACATGTACGACAACCGCGAGAGTGATGACATCTGTTTTGCCACTCTGGTGGAAAGGGTAACACAGCAACTG GAAGGTGCTTTTGCGCTGGTCTTCAAGAGTGTTCATTATCCTGCTGAGGCAGTTGTCACAAG GAGGGGAAGTCCGCTGCTGATTGGTGTGCGAAGTGACCACAAGCTCTCAACAGACCATATTCCTGTGGTCTACCGCTCAT CTGGCAAAGAAAAGAAGAGCTGCGGTTCCCTCCCCAGAGTCGACCAGGACACCTGCCTGTTCCCTGTGGATGAGAAAGCAGTTGAGTATTACTTTGCCTCCGATGCAAG TGCCGTTATAGAGCATACAAATCGGGTGATCTTCCTCGAGGATGATGACGTGGCTGCTGTGACAGAGGGAAGGCTGTCCATCCACAGGATAAAACGCAGAGCCGGAGATTACCCCGCCCGCGCTATACAGACCCTTCAGATGGAGCTTGAGCAAATCATGAAGG GCAATTTTAGCTCCTTCATGCAAAAGGAAATCTTTGAGCAGCCTGAGTCTGTGGTCAACACCATGAGAGGAAGAGTCAACTTTGATGACAACACAG TGACCTTGGGTGGACTGAAGGACCACATCAAAGAGATCCAAAGATGTCGACGCCTGATTCTTATTGCATGCGGCACCAGCTACCATGCCGGCGTCGCG ACTCGTCAGGTCCTGGAGGAGCTTACAGAGCTGCCTGTGATGGTGGAGCTGGCCAGCGATTTTCTGGACCGGAACACGCCTGTCTTCCGAGATGACGTTTGCTTCTTTATTAGCCAGTCGGGTGAGGGTGCAGTGCAGAGCACTGGCCTTGTTTCCATGTCAGGGACCCAGACTGTAAACT GTGAGACTGCTGATAGTTTGATGGCCCTGCGCTACTGCAAGGAAAGAGGGGCTCTGACTGTGGGCATCACAAACACGGTGGGCAGCTCCATCTCTCGGGAGACTGACTGTGGAGTCCACATCAATGCCGGACCTGAGATCGGCGTGGCCAGCACTAAG gccTACACAAGCCAGTTTGTGGCCCTCATTATGTTCGCTCTGATGATGTGCGCTGACCGGATTTCCATGCAGCCAAGACGCCGTGACATCATCCAGGGTTTGAAGGTGCTTCCAG ACCTGATCAAGGAGGTCCTCAGTATGGATGATGAGATCCAGAAGCTGGCGACAGAGCTGTACCAGCAAAAGAGTGTACTGATCATGGGCAGAGGCTACCATTATGCTACCTCCTTGGAAGGAGCcctg AAAATCAAGGAGATCACGTACATGCACTCTGAGGGCATCCTGGCTGGGGAGCTGAAGCATGGCCCTCTGGCTCTTGTGGACAATCTCATGCCAGTCATCATGATCATCATGAAAGACCATACATACCTCAAATGTCAGAACGCCCTGCAGCAAGTTGTCGCCCGCCAG GGCCGTCCGATCATAATCTGCGACAGAGACGATTACGAGAGCATCAGCAACTCGGGCCGCACCATCAAAGTGCCTCACTGCGTGGACTGCTTGCAAGGCATCCTGAGCGTCATCCCCCTGCAGCTGCTCTCCTTCCATCTGGCAGTGCTCCGAGGCTTCGAC GTGGACTGTCCTCGAAATCTAGCCAAGTCAGTGACAGTGGAGTGA
- the nfu1 gene encoding NFU1 iron-sulfur cluster scaffold homolog, mitochondrial isoform X2 — MATSRQVGSLLARSARLLRPWLDAPWQLAASHSVCRSAGYHWLSHDTLIKSRWPQQWFVPGRRMFVQTQDTPNPNSLKFLPGRIVLESGTMDFPSPREAYTSPLARQLFRIDGVKSVFLGPDFITITRVDENIEWKVMKPDVFATIMDFFTSGLPVVNEDEKPSEDTAPSDDDDETHSAGRRRRYCVLRLRGWCGETEVTGILHQLSKLHYHFKEWNPKHATVLCPRG; from the exons ATGGCCACTTCCAGGCAGGTCGGCAGTTTGCTGGCTAGATCTGCAAGACTTTTGCGTCC CTGGCTCGATGCCCCATGGCAACTTGCTGCCTCTCACAG TGTGTGCCGGAGTGCTGGTTATCACTGGCTTTCACATGACACTCTAATCAAGAGCAGATGGCCTCAGCAATGGTTTGTTCCTG GGAGGAGGATGTTTGTGCAGACACAGGACACACCAAACCCAAACAGCCTCAAGTTTCTGCCCGGACGCATAGTTCTTGAATCAGGAACTATGGATTTTCCCAGCCCTCGTGAAGCATACACCTCACCCTTAGCCAG ACAGCTATTTCGGATTGATGGGGTCAAGAGTGTCTTCCTGGGCCCTGACTTTATCACCATAACCAGG GTTGATGAAAATATCGAATGGAAAGTAATGAAACCTGACGTGTTTGCCACCATTATGGACTTTTTTACCTCTGGGCTCCCAGTCGTCAATGAGGATGAAAAACCTAGTGAAGACACAG CACCGTCGGATGATGACGATGAG ACCCACAGTGCAGGAAGACGGAGGCGATATTGTGTATTGCGGCTTCGAGGATGGTGTGGTGAAACTGAAGTTACAGGGATCCTGCACCAGTTGTCCAAGCTCCATTATCACTTTAAAGAATGGAATCCAAAACATGCTACAGTTTTATGTCCCcgaggttga
- the LOC133154122 gene encoding glutamine--fructose-6-phosphate aminotransferase [isomerizing] 1 isoform X1 — protein sequence MCAVDMLFIFFCQMYWKNGVISGIFAYLNYHVPRTRREILEILLKGLRRLEYRGYDSAGVGIDGGNGKDWETNGRTIQLIKQRGKVNALDEEIHKQQDLDLEVELDVHLGIAHTRWATHGEPSPVNSHPHRSDKTNEFIVIHNGIITNYKDLRKFLMSKGYEFESETDTESIAKLVKYMYDNRESDDICFATLVERVTQQLEGAFALVFKSVHYPAEAVVTRRGSPLLIGVRSDHKLSTDHIPVVYRSSGKEKKSCGSLPRVDQDTCLFPVDEKAVEYYFASDASAVIEHTNRVIFLEDDDVAAVTEGRLSIHRIKRRAGDYPARAIQTLQMELEQIMKGNFSSFMQKEIFEQPESVVNTMRGRVNFDDNTVTLGGLKDHIKEIQRCRRLILIACGTSYHAGVATRQVLEELTELPVMVELASDFLDRNTPVFRDDVCFFISQSGEGAVQSTGLVSMSGTQTVNCETADSLMALRYCKERGALTVGITNTVGSSISRETDCGVHINAGPEIGVASTKAYTSQFVALIMFALMMCADRISMQPRRRDIIQGLKVLPDLIKEVLSMDDEIQKLATELYQQKSVLIMGRGYHYATSLEGALKIKEITYMHSEGILAGELKHGPLALVDNLMPVIMIIMKDHTYLKCQNALQQVVARQGRPIIICDRDDYESISNSGRTIKVPHCVDCLQGILSVIPLQLLSFHLAVLRGFDVDCPRNLAKSVTVE from the exons ATGTGCGCAGTGGACAtgctctttatttttttctgccaaATGTATTGGAAGAATGGGGTTATATCAG GAATCTTCGCTTATCTCAACTACCATGTACCAAGGACTCGGCGTGAGATCCTTGAAATCCTTCTCAAAGGCCTGCGACGTCTGGAGTACCGAGGCTATGACTCTGCCG gtGTGGGCATTGATGGCGGTAATGGCAAGGATTGGGAGACCAATGGCAGGACTATCCAACTGATCAAGCAGCGTGGAAAAGTGAATGCTCTTGATGAGGAGATCCACA AACAGCAAGATCTGGATCTTGAGGTGGAGTTGGATGTCCACCTCGGCATTGCTCACACCCGCTGGGCCACACATGGAGAACCGAGCCCAGTCAATAGCCACCCACACAGATCAGACAAGACCAATG AGTTCATTGTTATTCACAATGGAATTATCACCAACTATAAAGATCTAAGGAAATTCCTG ATGAGTAAAGGCTATGAGTTTGAGTCTGAGACCGACACAGAGTCCATTGCCAAACTGGTAAAGTACATGTACGACAACCGCGAGAGTGATGACATCTGTTTTGCCACTCTGGTGGAAAGGGTAACACAGCAACTG GAAGGTGCTTTTGCGCTGGTCTTCAAGAGTGTTCATTATCCTGCTGAGGCAGTTGTCACAAG GAGGGGAAGTCCGCTGCTGATTGGTGTGCGAAGTGACCACAAGCTCTCAACAGACCATATTCCTGTGGTCTACCGCTCAT CTGGCAAAGAAAAGAAGAGCTGCGGTTCCCTCCCCAGAGTCGACCAGGACACCTGCCTGTTCCCTGTGGATGAGAAAGCAGTTGAGTATTACTTTGCCTCCGATGCAAG TGCCGTTATAGAGCATACAAATCGGGTGATCTTCCTCGAGGATGATGACGTGGCTGCTGTGACAGAGGGAAGGCTGTCCATCCACAGGATAAAACGCAGAGCCGGAGATTACCCCGCCCGCGCTATACAGACCCTTCAGATGGAGCTTGAGCAAATCATGAAGG GCAATTTTAGCTCCTTCATGCAAAAGGAAATCTTTGAGCAGCCTGAGTCTGTGGTCAACACCATGAGAGGAAGAGTCAACTTTGATGACAACACAG TGACCTTGGGTGGACTGAAGGACCACATCAAAGAGATCCAAAGATGTCGACGCCTGATTCTTATTGCATGCGGCACCAGCTACCATGCCGGCGTCGCG ACTCGTCAGGTCCTGGAGGAGCTTACAGAGCTGCCTGTGATGGTGGAGCTGGCCAGCGATTTTCTGGACCGGAACACGCCTGTCTTCCGAGATGACGTTTGCTTCTTTATTAGCCAGTCGGGTGAGGGTGCAGTGCAGAGCACTGGCCTTGTTTCCATGTCAGGGACCCAGACTGTAAACT GTGAGACTGCTGATAGTTTGATGGCCCTGCGCTACTGCAAGGAAAGAGGGGCTCTGACTGTGGGCATCACAAACACGGTGGGCAGCTCCATCTCTCGGGAGACTGACTGTGGAGTCCACATCAATGCCGGACCTGAGATCGGCGTGGCCAGCACTAAG gccTACACAAGCCAGTTTGTGGCCCTCATTATGTTCGCTCTGATGATGTGCGCTGACCGGATTTCCATGCAGCCAAGACGCCGTGACATCATCCAGGGTTTGAAGGTGCTTCCAG ACCTGATCAAGGAGGTCCTCAGTATGGATGATGAGATCCAGAAGCTGGCGACAGAGCTGTACCAGCAAAAGAGTGTACTGATCATGGGCAGAGGCTACCATTATGCTACCTCCTTGGAAGGAGCcctg AAAATCAAGGAGATCACGTACATGCACTCTGAGGGCATCCTGGCTGGGGAGCTGAAGCATGGCCCTCTGGCTCTTGTGGACAATCTCATGCCAGTCATCATGATCATCATGAAAGACCATACATACCTCAAATGTCAGAACGCCCTGCAGCAAGTTGTCGCCCGCCAG GGCCGTCCGATCATAATCTGCGACAGAGACGATTACGAGAGCATCAGCAACTCGGGCCGCACCATCAAAGTGCCTCACTGCGTGGACTGCTTGCAAGGCATCCTGAGCGTCATCCCCCTGCAGCTGCTCTCCTTCCATCTGGCAGTGCTCCGAGGCTTCGAC GTGGACTGTCCTCGAAATCTAGCCAAGTCAGTGACAGTGGAGTGA